The following proteins come from a genomic window of Aspergillus oryzae RIB40 DNA, chromosome 4:
- a CDS encoding putative ER to Golgi transport protein (Sly41) (glucose-6-phosphate/phosphate and phosphoenolpyruvate/phosphate antiporter), giving the protein MTTAIVTGTGRRSSIRQSDLQPPATDFISQSMTTSPIDKFPQFKDDLYEIAAGPRESHSNFATKYTPNDRWEPRKENNFASEYTNGTIRHSKHKPRKSISEAISTIRTRNASVSANAQELAQALRAPVSYKLISLCLIWYMTSALTNTSSKSILNALPKPITLTIVQFAFVSIWCLLLSYLSKILPWLRNSIPALKNGIRYPSRDVIMTALPLAVFQLAGHILSSMATSQIPVSLVHTIKGLSPLFTVLAYRVFFRIRYASATYLSLVPLTLGVMLACSTGFSTNFFGIICALVAALVFVSQNIFSKKLFNETARGESETQVSAQRKLDKLNLLCYCSGLAFILTLPIWVLCEGYPLLSNVLRDGSISLSGKENSLDHGALLLEFVFNGVSHFAQNILAFVLLSMISPVSYSVASLVKRVFVIVVAIVWFGNSTTGMQAIGIALTFIGLYLYDRNSHDDLADQRANADHFHTKENVLPLNIRSTTKTWDSNGYVFPPGKTSERQFLDETHSFPNDLKKDDDRPGRVRPRGSSNTRAWLPPGTKQETTWQPSDS; this is encoded by the exons ATGACTACAGCTATTGTTACCGGTACTGGACGGCGCTCTTCTATACGGCAGTCGGATTTGCAGCCCCCAGCAACTGATTTTATCTCACAATCGATGACTACCAGTCCGATAGACAAGTTCCCGCAATTCAAGGACGACCTATATGAAATAGCTGCAGGGCCAAGAGAATCTCATTCAAATTTTGCGACCAAGTATACACCGAATGATCGCTGGGAACCGcgcaaagaaaacaatttCGCTTCGGAGTATACGAATGGGACAATCAGGCATTCAAAGCATAAGCCGAGGAAAAGCATCAGCGAGGCAATCAGCACCATCCGCACGCGTAACGCCAGTGTGAGCGCCAACGCGCAAGAATTGGCCCAAGCCCTCCGGGCGCCAGTGTCATATAAACTGATA AGTCTTTGCCTCATTTGGTACATGACCTCCGCCCTAACAAACACATCGTCGAAATCCATCCTGAATGCACTCCCAAAACCAATCACTCTTACGATCGTGCAATTTGCGTTTGTGTCGATATGGTGCTTACTGCTGTCATATCTCTCGAAGATACTGCCATGGCTCAGGAATAGTATACCGGCCCTCAAAAACGGTATCCGTTATCCCTCGCGCGATGTTATAATGACTGCGTTGCCTCTCGCAGTATTTCAGCTAGCAGGCCACATACTAAGTTCCATGGCTACTTCCCAAATACCGGTCTCGCTGGTTCATACAATCAAGGGACTATCTCCTTTGTTTACAGTCTTAGCATACCGCGTGTTCTTTCGCATCCGATATGCCAGTGCTACATACCTATCTCTTGTCCCCTTGACTTTAGGTGTTATGCTTGCTTGTTCCACTGGGTTTTCCACCAACTTCTTTGGAATAATTTGCGCATTGGTTGCGGCTTTGGTCTTCGTTTCCCaaaacatcttctccaagaagctgtTCAACGAAACAGCGCGCGGAGAATCGGAGACACAAGTGTCAGCCCAACGGAAATTGGACAAGTTAAATTTACTTTGCTATTGCTCTGGATTGGCCTTCATACTAACGCTACCAATCTGGGTTCTCTGCGAGGGTTACCCATTACTTTCAAATGTATTGCGGGATGGATCCATCTCGCTGTCAGGCAAGGAGAACTCCTTAGATCATGGTGCTCTCTTATTGGAGTTTGTGTTCAACGGAGTCTCCCATTTTGCACAAAACATCCTGGCATTCGTTCTGCTATCCATGATATCCCCAGTTTCTTACTCAGTGGCATCTTTGGTGAAGAGAGTATTTGTCATTGTCGTTGCGATAGTATGGTTTGGCAATTCAACCACTGGGATGCAGGCAATTGGCATCGCTCTTACGTTTATTGGATTATATTTATACGATCgcaacagccatgatgatctAGCAGACCAAAGGGCGAACGCGGACCACTTTCACACGAAGGAAAATGTACTCCCTCTAAACATTCGGAGTACAACTAAAACATGGGATTCGAACGGCTACGTATTTCCACCGGGGAAGACTAGTGAGCGTCAGTTTCTAGACGAGACACATTCTTTCCCAAAcgacctgaagaaggatgatgatagACCAGGCCGAGTCCGCCCCAGGGGAAGCAGTAATACTAGGGCGTGGCTACCACCTGGCACAAAGCAGGAGACGACTTGGCAGCCAAGTGACTCCTAG